GGGGAGAGCTGGAGGCCAGGATCAGGTGCATTCGACCGGTTGAAGTATCGATTCGACCTCGCGTAGGTTTTCGACCTGGACGAGACGCCGACGCAGCTCCGAGGCGCCCGGAAAGCCGAACCAGTAGGCGGCTAGGAATTTGCGCATGTTTCGAAACGACAGCTTTCCACGATACCGGTCAAAGAGCTCTGCATGCTCTAGCGCGACGGCGACTTTCTCGGCCATCGAGACATCGGGTTCCGCAGGCGGAAGCTCACCGGATCGTACCGCGGAGCGTATCGAATCCCCGGTTTTAAAAATCCATGGATTGCCCATCGCGGCCCGGCCGATTAAAACCCCGTGGACGCCGGATTCGCGAATCCGGCGGACGGCCGTCGCGCCGGATCGGATATCCCCGTTTCCCAGGATCAGCGTGTCGCTTCCACGGACGATCTCGGCCGCCCGCGCAATCGTTTCCCAATCGGCCTGAGAGGAATAATTCTGCGCCAGTGTTCGACCGTGGAGCGTGATCGCGGCCGGCGACTCCGAAAGAAGGGCGGGTATCCAATCGTCGATGACGATCTGCCCGTATCCCAGGCGTGTTTTGACCGAGACCGGGATGATTTGACGGAGAAAATCCCCGACCGGTTCAACGGCGGACCCGAACCATAGGGCCTTCGCCCGCCGGACGTCCTCCGCAACGGAGGCCGGAAGCCCGATCCGATCAATCGGCTGACCGGCGGCCCAATCCCGTATTCCCTGTCGTGTCCGTCGGATGATCTCGCACGCCCGATGGGGTGTGCGTATCAACCCGGCTCCCGCCCCGGCGCGTGCGACCGTTTTCGAAGGGCAGCCCATGTTGATATCGATTCCGTCGAAGCCCAGCTCGCAGATGAGATGCGCGGTTCGGTAAAAGGCCTCGGGGTCCGTCCCGAAAACCTGCGCGATCGCCGGCCGCTCGATTTCGCTGTAACGAAGCTCGGTCAGAAACGGATCATAGCCCGATACGATCCGGTCGATCGATACAAATTCGGTGAAACTGAGATCGGGACCTCCATGCCGGGCCGTGACGGCCCGAAACGCGGCGTCCGTCACGCCGTCCATCGGAGCGAGACCGACGATCGGCTGCGGGAGGTTACGCCAAAAGGAATGTTCGTCCATTAAATTTCCGATTCCTCGCGATCCGTCGTGTTTGAACCAATCATTATACCCTCTGATTATTCCCGAGTCAAAAGATCGCACCTTGGTCCCGCGGGCACCGCACTGATTTATATTCCAAGTGTGGGAAGATTCCCGCTTGTCTCCGGCCGGATCGGGAATCGATTAATACGTCGGATTTCACCACGCTCCCGAAACAGCAAATCCGACCCAATGCAACGAGCCCCGGACAGAAGCCCCTCAAGCCGTCAACAGAATCCAAGGGCCGCAGCCTTGGAGTCTTCATTCCTCTCATCAATAATTCATTGACATTGATTAACGATCTGGACTATACAAGAAAGGCCGGGCGTTCCAAAGGACGTTTGGGGATGTCCAATTCATGTTAGGCGAAACTTGGAGAAGGGATCTTGATCTTGACGGATTATAACGACGTTCCCGTTCCTTCATTTATATACGGCACGGCCTGGAAAAAAGATGCCACGACGCGGCTGGTACAGTTGGCCGTGGCCTCGGGCTTCACGGCGATCGACACCGCCAATCAGATCATCCATTACGATGAGGCCCTTGTGGGCGAGGCATTGCTTGCGCTCGACCAGAAGGGCATCACGCGGGATGCCCTTTTTCTTCAGACCAAATTTACGCCCGCCGGGGGCCAGGACCATCGAACGCCCTACGATGCCTCGGCGGATCTTACGACTCAGGTCGGACAGTCCTTCGACAGTTCCCTGAAACACCTTCATACGGATCATGTCGACTCCTATCTATTGCACGGGCCCTATTCGCGAACGGGATTGGGGGCGGAGGACTGGGAGGTATGGGCCGCCTTGGAAGGGATCTATCGGTCGGGCAAAACTAAAATGATCGGAATTTCGAATGTCAGTGCCGGGCAATTGAGATTGTTGTGCGAGAAAGCGGTGATTAAGCCCATGGTGGTGCAGAATCGGTGTTATGCCGTATCCGGTTGGGATCAAGAAGTCCGGGAGATCTGCCGGGCCAACCGGATCATCTATCAAGGCTTTTCGCTTTTAACAGCGAACCAGCCCATCTTAAGCCATCCTAAAATTTGGGCGATCGCAAAGCGCCTGGGGACGGGTCCGCTGCAGGTCATCTTTCGGTTTGCGATGCAGATCGGGATTCTGCCGTTGACCGGAACGACCAGCGAACGGCATATGAAAGAAGATTTAAGCGTCGTAAATTTTGAGCTCTCTCCCGAAGAAACGAAGTGGATCGAAACGATTGCGGTTTGAATATCCCTGTCGCCCGTTTCAATCAGACCCCTCACGCATTCTCTTCTAAGGATGGACCCACCGGTTTC
This Nitrospiria bacterium DNA region includes the following protein-coding sequences:
- a CDS encoding tRNA-dihydrouridine synthase, which translates into the protein MDEHSFWRNLPQPIVGLAPMDGVTDAAFRAVTARHGGPDLSFTEFVSIDRIVSGYDPFLTELRYSEIERPAIAQVFGTDPEAFYRTAHLICELGFDGIDINMGCPSKTVARAGAGAGLIRTPHRACEIIRRTRQGIRDWAAGQPIDRIGLPASVAEDVRRAKALWFGSAVEPVGDFLRQIIPVSVKTRLGYGQIVIDDWIPALLSESPAAITLHGRTLAQNYSSQADWETIARAAEIVRGSDTLILGNGDIRSGATAVRRIRESGVHGVLIGRAAMGNPWIFKTGDSIRSAVRSGELPPAEPDVSMAEKVAVALEHAELFDRYRGKLSFRNMRKFLAAYWFGFPGASELRRRLVQVENLREVESILQPVECT
- a CDS encoding aldo/keto reductase, whose amino-acid sequence is MLTDYNDVPVPSFIYGTAWKKDATTRLVQLAVASGFTAIDTANQIIHYDEALVGEALLALDQKGITRDALFLQTKFTPAGGQDHRTPYDASADLTTQVGQSFDSSLKHLHTDHVDSYLLHGPYSRTGLGAEDWEVWAALEGIYRSGKTKMIGISNVSAGQLRLLCEKAVIKPMVVQNRCYAVSGWDQEVREICRANRIIYQGFSLLTANQPILSHPKIWAIAKRLGTGPLQVIFRFAMQIGILPLTGTTSERHMKEDLSVVNFELSPEETKWIETIAV